One genomic window of candidate division KSB1 bacterium includes the following:
- a CDS encoding glycosyltransferase: MKVLMVHKFYFIEGGAERYMFNLSGLLTSRGEQVIPFAMQHPRNVPTPYSRYFVSQFDPDGVLGRLSVRAGLRSVGRVIYSLEARRKIERLIEDERPDIAHVHGVYHHLSPSVLFALKRYSIPVVFTLHEYKILCPSYLFLNRHGQVCELCEGRKFWHPIKERCLKGSLAASMLVSAEAYVHRILRTYHRTVDLFISPSRFLRDKMIQYGFPPEKVIWLPYTIPIHEYEPCYEADNYFTYVGRLSREKGIELLVEAMENVEGAELYVCGTGRLEESLKRMVATRGMRNVRFLGHLGGEQLRAVMRRSMFTVVPSIVYDNSPLAVYESFALGKPVAGARIGGIPELIDPGQDGVLFEPNNRADMVSAIRVLVADRQRLEAMGRRARAKAERWFAPEEHLRRIMAVYRQVSGRGC, encoded by the coding sequence ATGAAAGTGCTCATGGTGCACAAGTTCTACTTTATCGAGGGAGGGGCCGAACGATACATGTTCAACCTCTCCGGGTTATTGACCAGCCGGGGGGAGCAGGTTATTCCTTTTGCCATGCAACACCCAAGGAACGTGCCTACCCCCTATTCGCGTTACTTCGTCAGCCAATTCGATCCGGACGGCGTGCTGGGGCGTTTGAGCGTGCGCGCCGGCTTGCGCAGTGTGGGTCGCGTCATCTACAGCCTGGAGGCGCGTCGCAAGATCGAAAGGCTCATCGAAGATGAGCGACCGGACATCGCTCATGTGCACGGCGTCTATCACCACCTTTCGCCGTCTGTGCTTTTTGCCCTCAAGCGCTACAGCATCCCCGTTGTCTTTACCTTGCACGAGTACAAGATCCTCTGCCCAAGCTACCTTTTCTTGAACCGACACGGCCAGGTCTGCGAGCTTTGCGAAGGGAGGAAGTTTTGGCATCCGATCAAGGAGCGGTGCCTCAAGGGTTCACTAGCGGCGAGTATGTTGGTGAGCGCAGAGGCATACGTGCACCGCATCCTGCGTACCTATCATCGTACTGTTGATCTCTTTATCTCGCCGAGCCGCTTTCTTCGGGACAAGATGATTCAATACGGTTTCCCGCCGGAGAAGGTTATCTGGTTGCCGTACACGATACCCATTCACGAGTACGAGCCGTGCTATGAGGCGGACAACTACTTCACCTACGTGGGGCGGCTGTCTCGGGAAAAAGGGATTGAGCTGCTGGTGGAAGCTATGGAGAACGTGGAAGGGGCGGAGCTCTATGTGTGTGGCACGGGGCGTTTGGAGGAATCCCTCAAGCGGATGGTGGCGACCAGGGGCATGCGCAATGTTCGTTTTCTGGGGCACCTGGGAGGGGAGCAGTTGCGTGCGGTGATGCGCCGGAGCATGTTCACCGTGGTGCCCTCGATCGTTTACGACAACTCGCCTCTGGCGGTGTATGAGTCCTTTGCGCTGGGCAAGCCGGTGGCCGGGGCTCGGATCGGTGGCATCCCAGAGCTTATCGATCCTGGGCAGGACGGTGTGCTATTTGAGCCCAACAATCGCGCCGACATGGTGAGCGCCATCCGCGTACTGGTGGCAGACCGGCAGCGGCTTGAGGCGATGGGGCGACGGGCGCGGGCCAAGGCGGAGCGCTGGTTCGCACCCGAGGAGCATCTGCGCCGCATCATGGCGGTGTACCGTCAGGTGAGCGGGCGGGGTTGCTGA
- a CDS encoding glycosyltransferase, with amino-acid sequence MIGRKKRRLLHVVHGLGRAGGERKLWELLRRIDRQRYEVAICAVGKSGLMEEDFRSLGYELHIFRRRWRYDPTLPFAVARLMRAFRPDVVQTTLFFADIIGALASCLARPRALVSWEVITHPLNLRRELMYWALRRRFDMVVTVSDSIQRFVVEKRHQDPRRITTIHYGVDLEYFRPKSKRGVLAQHIGAPGATLFGTVAHFRRQKGHLYLIEAAARVVASHPEAHFVLVGVGPELEAVKERTRQLSLEGHVHFLGLREDVRDVLNELDVFVLPSLWEGFPNVVLEAMACGKPVIATAVEGTAELVVHGETGLLVKPAHAEELAGALLAVLNDHDAIAEFGAAGRRRVEEHFSVEHQVAAFEQLYEALADGRPELVPRRNALQGAAEVSRYSHLCGD; translated from the coding sequence ATGATAGGGAGAAAAAAACGACGCCTGCTTCATGTGGTGCACGGTCTGGGCAGAGCAGGCGGAGAGAGGAAGCTTTGGGAACTGCTGAGGCGCATAGACAGGCAGCGGTACGAAGTCGCCATCTGCGCCGTGGGCAAGTCGGGTCTAATGGAGGAGGATTTCCGCAGCCTTGGTTACGAGCTCCACATCTTTCGCCGCCGATGGCGGTACGACCCCACGCTCCCGTTCGCGGTGGCGCGGCTCATGCGCGCATTCCGACCTGACGTGGTTCAGACTACGTTGTTTTTTGCCGACATCATCGGTGCATTGGCCAGCTGCCTGGCGCGCCCCAGGGCATTGGTGTCCTGGGAGGTGATTACCCACCCCCTCAACCTGCGGCGTGAGCTCATGTACTGGGCCCTGCGCCGCCGTTTCGACATGGTGGTCACAGTGTCTGACTCCATCCAGCGATTCGTGGTCGAAAAACGGCACCAGGACCCGCGCAGAATAACCACGATCCACTACGGCGTCGATCTGGAGTACTTCCGCCCCAAGTCCAAGAGGGGAGTATTGGCGCAGCACATCGGCGCTCCCGGAGCGACGCTGTTTGGGACGGTAGCCCATTTTCGCAGGCAAAAGGGCCACCTGTATTTGATCGAGGCGGCGGCCCGTGTAGTTGCCAGCCATCCCGAGGCTCACTTTGTCCTGGTGGGAGTTGGACCGGAACTAGAGGCCGTCAAGGAGCGAACCCGGCAACTGAGCTTGGAGGGACATGTACATTTTCTCGGTCTGCGCGAGGACGTGCGTGATGTATTGAATGAACTGGATGTGTTCGTGCTTCCTTCATTGTGGGAAGGATTTCCGAATGTCGTGTTAGAGGCGATGGCCTGCGGCAAGCCTGTCATCGCCACGGCTGTTGAAGGCACCGCCGAACTGGTGGTGCACGGCGAGACGGGGCTGCTTGTCAAACCCGCACACGCAGAGGAGCTTGCGGGGGCACTACTAGCGGTACTCAATGACCATGACGCGATTGCCGAGTTCGGAGCTGCGGGGCGTAGGCGGGTCGAGGAGCACTTTAGTGTTGAGCACCAGGTGGCCGCCTTCGAGCAGTTGTACGAGGCGCTGGCCGATGGCAGACCGGAACTGGTGCCGAGACGAAACGCTTTGCAAGGCGCTGCAGAAGTCTCGCGCTACTCGCACTTGTGTGGAGACTGA
- a CDS encoding GNAT family N-acetyltransferase has protein sequence MWALRINRVMHELRTGGVSAVARYVAERLVRKNSFLVFVTDLHQPWPTYPCPDGYTVRLITGMEGRDIDRLLQFWMTFYADNYPLFYDERLVRKLLEARFAAGELCFVAEHGDDIAHFHWISRFGRCDLNREEPLKFLPFRPGRDAYAYNLFTRPDYRGKGLILATHSFLCEYLRQQGCEQVLTCVGIKNTASIKVHRRIAVQVGTLHVVRYLVFDRARMVPVQGG, from the coding sequence ATGTGGGCGCTACGCATAAACAGAGTAATGCACGAACTGAGGACCGGGGGTGTGTCTGCCGTGGCGCGCTACGTGGCGGAACGGCTGGTGCGCAAGAACAGTTTTTTGGTGTTTGTGACGGACCTGCACCAACCATGGCCCACTTACCCCTGTCCGGATGGTTACACAGTCCGCCTCATTACGGGCATGGAAGGACGCGACATTGATCGTTTGCTTCAATTCTGGATGACCTTTTACGCCGACAATTATCCCCTTTTCTATGACGAACGGCTGGTACGGAAACTCCTGGAGGCCCGCTTTGCCGCTGGGGAACTCTGTTTCGTAGCTGAGCATGGCGATGACATTGCGCATTTTCACTGGATAAGCCGGTTCGGCCGGTGCGATTTGAACAGGGAAGAGCCCCTGAAGTTCTTGCCTTTTCGCCCGGGGAGGGACGCGTACGCGTACAACCTTTTCACCCGTCCCGACTACCGAGGGAAAGGACTGATTCTTGCCACCCACTCCTTCCTGTGCGAGTACCTCCGACAACAGGGATGCGAGCAGGTGCTTACCTGTGTGGGGATAAAGAACACCGCTTCGATCAAGGTACATCGGAGAATTGCCGTCCAGGTGGGAACGCTCCACGTGGTGCGCTACCTCGTTTTCGATCGGGCGCGCATGGTGCCGGTTCAGGGAGGGTGA
- a CDS encoding DUF362 domain-containing protein, producing MATRAVVAAVKTTPETVMHDITRAMELAGFQRCLKTGVPTILKDNISWHYPFPSANTTPWQLEGVIRTLRQAGYKDLVAVHNNTVVTNPFKGERLNRLAVVYRRYGVPEKYNFVATDMEWVEYRPKARMRVLDKVFPEGIRLPDFFFGKNVVHLPTMKCHIYTTTTGAMKNAFGGLLSTKRHYTHSVIHETLVDLLAIQKEIHPGLFAVMDGTTAGDGPGPRTMRPIRADLILASGDQVAIDAVAARILGFAPMEIGYIRLAHEAGLGVGRPEEIELRGDDVSGLCLGCTVGDNLASKAGDLFWFGPGRRLQRLLFRTPLVYAFVFASAAYHDFCWWPVKGRRVFARWLQESPWGQLFDTYSEER from the coding sequence ATGGCAACGCGGGCAGTCGTAGCGGCGGTGAAAACAACACCCGAGACCGTGATGCACGACATCACGCGCGCGATGGAGTTGGCAGGTTTTCAAAGGTGCCTGAAAACGGGCGTCCCCACTATCCTAAAGGACAATATCTCCTGGCACTACCCATTCCCTTCGGCCAATACCACCCCGTGGCAGCTGGAGGGTGTTATTCGCACCCTTCGGCAGGCAGGTTACAAGGACTTGGTGGCGGTGCACAACAACACCGTGGTTACCAACCCCTTCAAGGGAGAGCGACTTAACCGGCTGGCTGTCGTCTACAGGCGATACGGCGTGCCGGAAAAGTACAACTTTGTTGCGACGGACATGGAATGGGTGGAGTACCGCCCCAAGGCGCGTATGCGGGTATTGGACAAAGTGTTTCCCGAGGGAATCCGTCTGCCTGATTTCTTCTTTGGCAAGAACGTGGTGCACCTGCCGACGATGAAGTGCCACATCTACACGACGACCACAGGGGCGATGAAAAATGCCTTTGGCGGCTTGCTCAGCACCAAGCGGCATTACACGCACAGCGTGATCCATGAGACGTTGGTGGACCTGCTTGCCATCCAGAAGGAGATTCATCCCGGGCTGTTTGCGGTGATGGACGGCACCACTGCTGGGGACGGGCCCGGGCCGCGAACGATGCGGCCAATCCGTGCCGACTTGATTCTCGCCAGTGGCGATCAGGTGGCCATCGATGCCGTCGCTGCGCGCATTCTCGGCTTTGCGCCGATGGAGATCGGCTACATCCGCCTGGCGCACGAGGCAGGCTTAGGCGTTGGGCGGCCGGAGGAGATCGAGCTGCGGGGCGATGATGTCTCCGGACTATGCTTGGGGTGTACAGTGGGTGACAACCTGGCAAGCAAGGCTGGCGATCTTTTCTGGTTCGGCCCAGGCAGGCGGCTGCAGAGGCTGCTCTTCCGTACCCCCCTGGTATACGCCTTCGTCTTTGCCTCGGCCGCCTATCACGATTTTTGCTGGTGGCCGGTCAAGGGTAGACGGGTTTTCGCGCGGTGGCTCCAGGAGTCACCGTGGGGGCAGCTGTTCGATACATACTCGGAAGAAAGGTAG